Proteins co-encoded in one Candidatus Limnocylindrales bacterium genomic window:
- a CDS encoding CDP-alcohol phosphatidyltransferase family protein, translating to MPGRNLVLVLLLLPVVYLIGSLLLYAFRSLVLHDAPVDEELAARGRSAILGTTIRQGFAWCAGPVEQLVLRRGISADTLTMSGCAACSTGAAVIAAGDLTIGGIIVLQSAAFDFLDGRIARRRGTVGRAGEFFDSTLDRYSDAFCFASAAFYFREQPAHLLASLVAMGAAAIVPYTRAKAEALGTDLKIGLMQRPERLVLFSGAAMFAASLDTLWPGAFAYSPTFALAIWVLALGTAWTAVVRTREGRVRLRRSAGAGENFRPTSTNVAGPAAGEHSS from the coding sequence ATGCCCGGCCGGAACCTCGTCCTTGTGCTGCTGCTGCTGCCGGTCGTCTATCTGATCGGGAGCCTGCTCCTGTATGCGTTTCGCAGCCTCGTGCTGCACGACGCGCCGGTCGACGAAGAGCTGGCCGCCCGCGGCCGGTCGGCCATTCTCGGCACGACGATCCGCCAGGGCTTCGCATGGTGCGCGGGCCCCGTCGAGCAGCTCGTTCTACGGCGCGGGATCAGCGCCGATACACTGACGATGAGCGGCTGCGCGGCGTGCAGCACCGGTGCGGCGGTGATCGCGGCAGGCGATCTGACCATCGGCGGCATCATCGTCCTGCAATCGGCGGCCTTCGACTTCCTCGACGGGCGCATCGCGCGCCGTCGCGGCACCGTCGGCCGAGCCGGGGAGTTCTTCGACTCGACGCTGGATCGTTATTCGGACGCGTTCTGCTTCGCGTCGGCCGCGTTCTACTTCCGCGAGCAACCGGCGCATCTGCTCGCGTCGCTGGTGGCCATGGGAGCGGCCGCCATCGTTCCCTACACGCGAGCGAAGGCCGAGGCGCTCGGCACCGATCTGAAGATCGGCCTGATGCAGCGTCCAGAGCGTCTAGTCCTCTTCAGCGGCGCGGCCATGTTCGCGGCCTCGCTGGACACGCTGTGGCCCGGCGCCTTCGCCTACTCTCCGACCTTTGCGCTGGCGATCTGGGTGCTGGCCCTCGGCACCGCCTGGACCGCGGTCGTGCGAACCCGCGAAGGCCGCGTCCGCCTGCGACGTTCCGCGGGAGCCGGCGAAAATTTCCGCCCGACCAGCACGAACGTCGCAGGGCCGGCAGCCGGCGAGCATTCCTCCTAG
- a CDS encoding DegQ family serine endoprotease has translation MQRGMTLGAMIVGAVVGASAMAVYRDIPPSQIGRDAAREFSRAAETAGEMLGAERAFAHYPSVDLADVAERSMASVVNISTTKVSKMSEEDHPFFSDPFFRRFFESPQGRGIPRERRSQSLGSGVIVSEDGIILTSNHVVEQSDEIKVTTSDNREYDAEIVGSDPQSDLAVVRLKGKFGDLQPLPWGESSKLRLADTVLAIGNPFGVGQTVTMGIVSATGRANLGITDYEDFIQTDAAINPGNSGGALINIRGELVGINTAIVSRTGGNQGIGFAIPSDMARSIMDSLVQTGKVNRGWLGVAIQPLDRDISEALGIDQGQGVLIADVTKGSPAEEAGLKRGDVVLSVNGRAVRSTGELRNLVAAAGAGGEVEIEVLREKERETFTVELGAQPKNMGRRGMPNGEDEEDAESDSDAEERDAPDYDNVLSGLRVDDITDETRARFQVPKKIEEGALVTGVDRSSIAGRAGIRPGDVIVEADRKPVGSADDFEKIARKVKKDASVLLLVARQDGTAFVLVKP, from the coding sequence ATGCAGAGGGGTATGACCCTGGGCGCCATGATCGTCGGCGCCGTCGTCGGCGCGTCGGCCATGGCCGTGTATCGCGACATTCCACCTTCCCAGATCGGCCGTGACGCCGCCCGCGAGTTCTCGCGAGCCGCCGAAACGGCCGGCGAAATGCTCGGGGCCGAGCGCGCCTTTGCCCACTACCCCTCCGTCGATCTGGCCGATGTCGCCGAGCGCAGCATGGCCAGCGTCGTCAACATCTCCACCACCAAGGTCTCGAAGATGTCGGAAGAGGATCACCCCTTCTTCAGCGATCCGTTCTTCCGGCGCTTCTTCGAGTCGCCGCAGGGCCGTGGCATCCCTCGTGAGCGGCGCAGCCAGAGTCTCGGCTCGGGCGTGATCGTTTCCGAGGACGGCATCATCCTGACCAGCAATCACGTGGTGGAGCAGTCCGACGAGATCAAGGTGACGACCTCGGACAACCGCGAGTACGACGCCGAGATCGTCGGCAGCGATCCGCAAAGCGACCTGGCGGTGGTCCGACTGAAGGGCAAATTCGGAGACCTGCAGCCGCTGCCCTGGGGCGAGTCCTCCAAGCTGCGGCTGGCCGATACCGTCCTGGCCATCGGCAATCCTTTCGGCGTTGGCCAGACGGTGACGATGGGAATCGTCTCGGCTACCGGCCGCGCCAACCTCGGCATCACCGACTACGAGGACTTCATCCAGACCGACGCCGCCATCAATCCGGGCAACTCGGGCGGCGCGCTCATCAACATTCGAGGCGAGTTGGTCGGCATCAACACCGCAATCGTCAGCCGCACGGGCGGCAACCAGGGCATCGGCTTTGCGATTCCCTCCGACATGGCGCGCTCGATCATGGACAGCCTGGTGCAGACCGGGAAGGTCAATCGCGGCTGGCTGGGCGTTGCCATCCAGCCGCTGGACCGCGACATCTCCGAAGCCCTCGGCATCGATCAGGGGCAGGGAGTGCTCATCGCCGACGTCACCAAGGGCAGCCCGGCCGAGGAAGCGGGCCTGAAGCGCGGCGACGTCGTCCTGTCGGTCAACGGACGCGCCGTCCGGTCCACGGGTGAACTGCGCAACCTTGTCGCCGCGGCAGGCGCCGGCGGTGAAGTCGAGATCGAGGTGCTGCGTGAGAAGGAGCGCGAGACGTTCACCGTCGAGCTCGGCGCGCAGCCCAAGAACATGGGAAGGCGCGGAATGCCCAACGGCGAGGACGAGGAAGACGCCGAGAGCGACAGCGATGCCGAGGAGCGTGATGCGCCCGACTACGACAACGTGCTCTCGGGCCTGAGAGTCGACGACATCACCGACGAGACGCGCGCGCGCTTCCAGGTGCCGAAGAAGATCGAGGAAGGCGCCCTGGTCACCGGCGTGGACCGCTCGAGCATTGCAGGACGCGCCGGCATCCGGCCCGGCGACGTCATCGTCGAAGCGGACCGCAAGCCGGTAGGCAGCGCGGACGACTTCGAAAAGATCGCGCGCAAGGTGAAGAAGGATGCCTCCGTGCTGCTGCTGGTGGCGCGGCAGGACGGGACCGCGTTCGTGCTGGTCAAGCCCTAG
- a CDS encoding 2-hydroxychromene-2-carboxylate isomerase yields the protein MPVVEFWYEFASTYSYLAAMRVEAAAEAAGAQLAWRPFLLGPVFAAQGWNDSPFNIYPAKGRYMWRDMERLCKAARLPFRRPSRFPRNGLLCARVATLAASEGWCGAFTRAVYHANFAEDAEIGDASVVAGILAQLGRDGRAECERAQSPAVKDALRASTEEAMARGIFGAPTFTVGREMFWGNDRLDQALAWAGRTEAVPESE from the coding sequence ATGCCGGTCGTGGAATTCTGGTACGAGTTCGCGAGCACTTACTCCTATCTGGCCGCCATGCGCGTCGAGGCCGCTGCCGAGGCAGCCGGGGCGCAGCTGGCCTGGCGCCCGTTCCTGCTCGGGCCGGTCTTCGCCGCGCAGGGCTGGAACGACTCGCCCTTCAACATCTATCCAGCCAAGGGCCGTTACATGTGGCGGGACATGGAGCGCCTGTGCAAGGCGGCGCGACTGCCGTTCCGACGGCCGAGCCGCTTTCCTCGCAATGGCCTCCTGTGTGCGCGAGTGGCCACACTTGCGGCCTCCGAGGGCTGGTGCGGCGCCTTCACGCGCGCCGTCTACCATGCCAACTTCGCCGAGGATGCCGAGATCGGCGACGCCTCCGTCGTCGCCGGCATCCTCGCGCAGCTCGGACGCGACGGACGCGCCGAGTGTGAGCGGGCGCAGTCGCCTGCGGTCAAGGACGCGCTGCGCGCGTCCACGGAAGAGGCCATGGCCCGGGGGATCTTCGGCGCCCCCACGTTCACGGTCGGAAGAGAAATGTTCTGGGGCAACGACCGGCTCGATCAGGCTCTGGCCTGGGCCGGCAGGACCGAGGCCGTACCCGAAAGTGAATAG